The Erythrobacter sp. JK5 genome includes a region encoding these proteins:
- the tgt gene encoding tRNA guanosine(34) transglycosylase Tgt: MTSRFSFDLQATDGRARTGTIRMRRGDIATPAFMPVGTAATVKAMKPESVRATGADIILGNTYHLMLRPGAERVARLGGLHDFMNWQRPILTDSGGYQVMSLSDLRKLNEEGVEFRSHIDGSKHMLTPERSMEIQRLLGSDIVMAFDECPRADRPRDEIAASMELSMRWAKRSRDGFDSGEEHAAVSALFGIQQGALDEDLRKISADKLIDIGFDGYAVGGLAVGEGQEAMFGVLDYAPEMLPKDRPRYLMGVGKPDDLVGAVERGIDMFDCVLPTRSGRNGQAFTWNGPINLRNARFAEDTTPLEKRCECPTCAQYSRAYLHHLHKAGEILGAMLLTEHNLAFYQALMRAMRAAIAEARFADFAADFRRDYLGSS, from the coding sequence GTGACGTCGCGCTTTTCCTTCGACCTTCAGGCAACCGATGGGCGTGCCCGCACCGGCACGATCCGGATGCGACGCGGCGATATTGCCACGCCGGCGTTCATGCCGGTCGGCACCGCCGCGACGGTGAAGGCGATGAAGCCTGAGAGCGTGCGCGCGACCGGGGCCGACATCATCCTCGGCAACACCTACCACCTGATGCTGCGGCCCGGTGCGGAGCGCGTCGCGCGGCTCGGCGGATTGCACGATTTCATGAACTGGCAGCGCCCGATCCTGACCGACAGCGGCGGCTACCAGGTGATGAGCCTGTCCGACCTGCGCAAGCTGAACGAGGAAGGCGTGGAATTTCGCAGCCATATCGACGGGTCGAAGCATATGCTCACCCCAGAACGCTCGATGGAAATCCAGCGGCTGCTCGGCTCCGATATCGTCATGGCGTTCGATGAATGTCCGCGCGCCGACCGCCCGCGCGACGAAATCGCGGCCAGCATGGAACTGTCGATGCGCTGGGCGAAGCGCAGCCGCGACGGGTTCGACAGCGGCGAAGAACACGCCGCGGTCTCGGCGCTGTTCGGCATCCAGCAGGGCGCGCTCGACGAGGACTTGCGCAAGATCAGCGCGGACAAGCTGATCGATATCGGTTTCGATGGATACGCGGTTGGCGGGCTAGCGGTGGGCGAGGGGCAGGAGGCGATGTTCGGCGTGCTCGACTACGCGCCCGAGATGTTGCCGAAAGATCGTCCGCGCTATCTGATGGGTGTAGGCAAACCCGATGATCTTGTCGGTGCGGTCGAGCGCGGGATCGACATGTTCGATTGCGTTCTCCCGACCCGTTCGGGCCGCAACGGGCAGGCCTTTACCTGGAACGGCCCGATCAACCTCAGAAATGCGCGCTTTGCCGAGGACACCACTCCGCTCGAGAAACGCTGCGAATGTCCCACCTGCGCGCAATATTCGCGCGCCTATCTGCACCATCTGCACAAGGCTGGCGAAATCCTCGGCGCGATGCTGCTGACCGAACACAATCTTGCATTCTACCAGGCCTTGATGCGGGCGATGCGCGCTGCCATTGCGGAGGCTCGATTTGCCGATTTTGCCGCCGATTTCCGGCGCGACTACCTTGGAAGTTCGTAA